A window of the Microbacterium sp. LWH13-1.2 genome harbors these coding sequences:
- a CDS encoding YegS/Rv2252/BmrU family lipid kinase, whose translation MGDHIAMLSNPSAGKGRAGREAAAALAHLRARGADVHVFTGHSAASSLVLAAQALDEAPRVLVVVGGDGTLSGILDLVCGASVPVALVPAGTGNDLARALGLPRHDPVAAAELALSGVTRAIDVGEMRSGGRVALFLTIAALGFDAKVSDLTNRLRWPHGVLRYYLALAIELLRLSPMEFTVSVDGSDAVAAPGTLVAVGNTESYGGGMPVCVGAEADDGLLDLVQVAPLSRLRLLRLFPLLLRGAHLTRREVAHRRARSVTVSAPGLVVYADGERIGEDECTVSVRPAALTVLVPAAKDTGRG comes from the coding sequence GTGGGCGACCACATCGCCATGCTGTCGAATCCCTCCGCTGGCAAGGGACGCGCCGGGCGCGAGGCAGCCGCAGCTCTCGCCCATCTGCGGGCTCGCGGCGCGGACGTGCATGTGTTCACCGGGCACTCCGCCGCATCGAGCCTCGTGCTCGCGGCGCAGGCTCTCGATGAAGCGCCTCGAGTCCTGGTGGTCGTCGGAGGAGACGGCACGCTGTCCGGCATCCTCGACCTGGTCTGCGGCGCCTCCGTACCCGTCGCGCTCGTGCCGGCCGGCACGGGGAACGACCTCGCACGGGCCCTGGGCCTTCCTCGCCACGACCCGGTCGCCGCGGCGGAGCTCGCGCTCTCCGGAGTCACCAGAGCGATCGACGTCGGAGAGATGCGCAGCGGAGGCAGAGTCGCGCTCTTCCTCACGATCGCCGCTCTCGGCTTCGACGCGAAGGTCAGCGATCTCACCAACCGACTGCGCTGGCCTCACGGCGTGCTGCGCTACTACCTCGCCCTCGCGATCGAGCTCCTGCGCCTGAGCCCGATGGAGTTCACGGTGTCCGTGGACGGCTCCGACGCCGTGGCAGCTCCTGGCACACTCGTGGCCGTCGGCAACACCGAGAGCTATGGAGGCGGCATGCCTGTGTGTGTCGGCGCGGAAGCCGACGACGGTCTCCTCGACCTCGTACAGGTGGCGCCGCTGAGCCGCCTTCGTCTGCTGCGGCTGTTTCCGCTGCTGCTCCGAGGCGCCCACCTGACGCGCCGCGAAGTGGCGCACAGACGTGCCCGTTCTGTGACGGTGAGTGCACCGGGACTCGTCGTGTACGCCGACGGAGAGCGGATCGGCGAGGACGAGTGCACGGTCAGCGTCCGCCCGGCCGCGCTCACCGTCCTGGTGCCTGCAGCGAAGGACACGGGTCGTGGCTGA
- a CDS encoding alpha/beta fold hydrolase, with product MKSLRHAVALLVPALLALGAAMALLVLSIARRVVIPAKRPADAEILAVDTGAQTIELTRTRDTELPGRYGLFTSGTYGYVKLGAVLSADATTVRRKLLTQIEPGARVDRDAAFSGWYYATPSELHLRWENVLIGSPAGPCPAWFFPAESSTWVIQVHGRGVTRAECLRAVPVLHAAGFPNLVVSYRNDGEAPRSRSGAYALGASEWRDVDAAISYALRHGADRVILMGWSMGGAVALQTAVSSGNRDRIAGLILESPVVDWRTVLRFQAREAGMRAPLPDLAMTALSVPLTARLSGAEDAIPFDRLDMVARAEELAVPILILHSDDDGFVPADASHALQQARPDLVTMPRFTVARHTKLWNYDQVGWSDAIVGWLRAQGFSASA from the coding sequence ATGAAGAGTCTCAGGCACGCCGTTGCGCTCCTTGTCCCTGCACTGCTCGCGCTCGGGGCGGCGATGGCTCTGCTCGTGCTCAGCATCGCCAGGCGCGTGGTGATCCCGGCGAAACGCCCCGCGGATGCCGAGATCCTCGCCGTGGACACGGGCGCCCAGACGATCGAACTCACCCGCACGCGCGACACCGAGCTGCCGGGCCGCTACGGGCTGTTCACGTCGGGCACCTACGGCTACGTCAAGCTGGGGGCGGTGCTGAGCGCCGACGCCACGACCGTGCGTCGCAAGCTGTTGACGCAGATCGAACCAGGGGCTCGAGTCGACCGCGATGCCGCGTTCAGCGGCTGGTACTACGCCACCCCGAGCGAGCTGCACCTCCGGTGGGAGAACGTGCTCATCGGATCGCCCGCCGGACCGTGTCCGGCATGGTTCTTTCCGGCCGAGTCGTCGACCTGGGTCATCCAGGTGCACGGCCGAGGTGTCACACGCGCCGAATGCCTTCGTGCGGTGCCTGTGCTGCACGCGGCCGGCTTCCCGAACCTCGTCGTGTCCTACCGGAACGACGGTGAGGCGCCCCGCAGTCGCAGCGGAGCGTACGCCCTCGGAGCATCCGAATGGCGTGATGTCGATGCCGCCATCTCGTACGCGCTGCGCCACGGCGCTGACCGCGTGATCCTGATGGGCTGGTCGATGGGCGGGGCGGTCGCGCTGCAGACCGCCGTCTCCTCGGGCAACCGCGACCGAATCGCGGGCCTCATCCTCGAATCGCCTGTCGTCGACTGGCGCACGGTGCTGCGTTTCCAGGCGCGAGAGGCCGGCATGCGCGCTCCGCTGCCGGACCTCGCGATGACCGCCCTCTCGGTACCGCTCACGGCGCGGCTGAGCGGAGCGGAGGATGCGATCCCGTTCGATCGTCTCGACATGGTCGCCCGCGCCGAGGAGCTTGCGGTGCCGATCCTGATCCTGCACAGCGACGACGACGGATTCGTCCCTGCCGACGCCTCGCATGCGCTTCAGCAGGCCAGACCCGATCTCGTGACGATGCCCCGGTTCACGGTGGCACGCCACACCAAGCTGTGGAACTACGACCAGGTCGGGTGGAGCGACGCGATCGTCGGTTGGCTCCGCGCTCAGGGGTTCAGCGCTTCTGCCTGA
- a CDS encoding GMC family oxidoreductase, with product MADSGGKARESAAFDEDVIVIGSGFGGSVSALRLVEKGYRVRVYEAGRRFEDEDFAKTSWDVRRYLWAPAFGCYGIQRIHRLPHVMILAGAGVGGGSLNYANTLYQPGRAFFTDSQWSALANWDAELSPHYATAKRMLGVVERYPHSGPVERIMAGAAEDLGVGSTFRRAPVGVWFGTPGERTPDPFFEGEGPDRTGCTLCGNCMVGCRVGAKNTLMKNYLALAERRGAVIEPLRTVTEVRELAGGGFAVTSVRSGAWLRRDRRTVRAGQVVLAAGTWGTQQLLHRMKHSGVLPRVSDAVGRLTRTNSEALDGAISARVPTSLDLAKGVAITTSFHVDERTHVENVRYGPGSNLMGALASILVPGDVPLGRRLGGLVGRFLRAPIRQLRMGSLRRWSERGIIALVMQTVDNSLTLTLRRRFGRLVMTSRQGHGEPNPSYLPQAHRAAVAIAARMQKDGGVPAEARGSWPEVFGIPLTAHFLGGAVISESPATGVVDLYHRVWGHPGLHVVDGAAVPANPGVNPSLTITALAERAMSFWPRSGDDDERPVQQT from the coding sequence GTGGCTGACAGCGGAGGGAAAGCACGCGAGAGCGCAGCGTTCGACGAGGACGTGATCGTGATCGGCTCGGGCTTCGGGGGATCCGTCTCCGCGCTGCGGCTCGTCGAGAAGGGATATCGCGTGCGGGTCTACGAGGCCGGACGCCGCTTCGAAGACGAGGACTTCGCGAAGACCAGCTGGGACGTGCGCCGCTACCTGTGGGCGCCCGCGTTCGGCTGCTACGGCATCCAGCGCATCCACCGTCTGCCGCACGTGATGATCCTCGCGGGGGCGGGCGTCGGCGGTGGATCGCTGAACTACGCCAACACCCTCTATCAGCCCGGGCGAGCGTTCTTCACCGACTCCCAGTGGAGCGCACTCGCGAACTGGGACGCCGAGCTCTCGCCGCACTACGCGACGGCCAAGCGGATGCTCGGCGTGGTCGAGCGGTACCCCCATTCCGGTCCCGTCGAGCGCATCATGGCCGGTGCCGCAGAGGATCTCGGTGTCGGCAGCACGTTCCGGCGTGCTCCCGTGGGGGTGTGGTTCGGCACGCCGGGGGAGCGCACTCCCGATCCGTTCTTCGAGGGAGAGGGCCCGGATCGCACGGGCTGCACGCTCTGCGGCAACTGCATGGTCGGATGCCGTGTCGGCGCGAAGAACACGCTGATGAAGAACTACCTCGCACTCGCGGAGCGCCGCGGCGCGGTGATCGAGCCCCTTCGCACCGTCACCGAGGTGCGCGAGCTGGCGGGCGGCGGGTTCGCCGTGACGAGCGTGCGCAGCGGTGCCTGGCTGCGTCGTGATCGCCGCACCGTGCGCGCCGGTCAGGTCGTGCTGGCTGCGGGCACCTGGGGCACGCAGCAGCTGCTGCATCGGATGAAGCACTCGGGCGTTCTTCCCCGTGTGTCGGACGCTGTCGGGCGACTCACGAGGACCAATTCCGAGGCTCTCGACGGCGCGATCTCGGCCCGGGTTCCGACTTCTCTCGACCTCGCGAAGGGCGTCGCCATCACGACCTCCTTCCACGTCGACGAGCGCACCCATGTCGAGAACGTGCGCTACGGGCCGGGCTCGAATCTGATGGGCGCGCTGGCGTCGATCCTGGTACCCGGAGATGTGCCGCTCGGCCGCCGACTGGGCGGTCTCGTCGGGCGATTCCTTCGGGCGCCGATTCGTCAGCTGCGTATGGGGTCTCTCCGGCGCTGGAGCGAACGCGGCATCATCGCTCTCGTCATGCAGACCGTCGACAACTCGCTCACACTGACGCTGCGGCGCCGATTCGGCCGACTGGTGATGACGAGCAGGCAGGGGCACGGTGAGCCGAACCCGAGCTATCTGCCGCAGGCGCACCGTGCGGCTGTGGCGATCGCCGCGCGCATGCAGAAGGACGGTGGCGTGCCCGCCGAGGCTCGGGGCTCATGGCCCGAGGTCTTCGGGATCCCTCTCACCGCGCATTTCCTCGGCGGCGCGGTGATCTCGGAGTCCCCCGCGACCGGTGTCGTCGATCTGTACCACCGTGTCTGGGGGCATCCGGGGCTGCACGTCGTCGATGGGGCGGCTGTGCCCGCGAATCCGGGCGTGAACCCGTCGCTCACGATCACGGCGCTCGCGGAGCGTGCGATGTCGTTCTGGCCGCGCTCCGGCGACGACGACGAGCGTCCCGTTCAGCAGACATGA
- a CDS encoding DUF3000 domain-containing protein, with translation MTAHPDAGTIFDAAVAELRDIAFRADITIREIPTPQGLAPHALALAADVRPDDEGESAYGTGRFVLLHDPDTPSAWDGAWRIVIFAQAPLETEIGTDPLLADVTWSWLVDALDSRGAGYHSASGTSTKTLSKGFGGLADEGDGAQIELRASWTPEGPFTPHVEAWVELVGMLAGLPPGSEGIAVIGARKAARD, from the coding sequence GTGACCGCACACCCCGATGCCGGGACGATCTTCGACGCCGCAGTGGCCGAGCTGCGTGATATCGCGTTCCGCGCGGACATCACGATCCGTGAGATCCCCACCCCTCAAGGCCTCGCCCCGCACGCCCTCGCGCTCGCCGCCGACGTCCGTCCGGACGACGAGGGAGAGTCCGCCTACGGAACCGGCCGGTTCGTGCTGCTGCACGATCCGGACACGCCTTCCGCATGGGACGGAGCGTGGCGGATCGTGATCTTCGCCCAGGCGCCGCTCGAGACCGAGATCGGAACCGACCCGCTTCTCGCGGACGTGACATGGTCGTGGCTGGTCGACGCGCTGGACTCCCGAGGCGCCGGATACCACTCCGCATCCGGCACGTCGACCAAGACGCTCTCGAAGGGCTTCGGCGGCCTCGCGGACGAAGGCGACGGCGCCCAGATAGAATTGAGGGCGTCCTGGACACCCGAAGGCCCCTTCACACCCCACGTCGAAGCATGGGTCGAACTGGTCGGAATGCTGGCGGGTCTTCCGCCCGGTTCCGAGGGCATCGCCGTGATCGGCGCGCGAAAGGCAGCACGTGACTGA
- a CDS encoding FAD-binding oxidoreductase gives MGQENGRVAARSEMRWNGWGDPAKAADLPRAVRALLPLLLGRIRKPAAPVELGDVLLDASALTPDDITAFTVVVGDDRVDVSDEARIRHAGGRSTPDLLRRRLPHQVAPDAVVLPADHDEVVAVLAVAADRGVAVIPFGGGTSVVGALDPQRGRHHAVISLDLRRLTGLLRLDAVSGEAVLAAGTTGPDAEALLGAHGYELGHYPQSFRYATIGGFAAARSSGQNSAGHGRFDTMVTGIRVATPTGDVDLGRSPGSAAGPDLVRVFLGSEGIFGVITEVRVRIHPIPRERVLESWTFPDFASGADALRAVAQHGGGPTVIRLSDEAETAVSLAQVGRIGKALSKGAAVVTVYEGDGIAERRARTSALLATAGGFSSGEGAAEDWLDGRFDGPYLRDALLDAGVFCETLETATTWANIGILNAAITAALRDGLTDVGAKPYVMCHVSHIYPTGASLYFTVLAGIRSDRLEVWGQVKARVNDAIIANGGTISHHHAVGRDHAPWLEQEIGETGVRILTAIKRELDPTGILNPGAVISADRTR, from the coding sequence ATGGGTCAGGAGAACGGCAGAGTCGCCGCACGCTCGGAGATGCGGTGGAACGGCTGGGGTGATCCCGCGAAAGCCGCTGATCTGCCCCGTGCCGTGCGGGCGCTGCTCCCGTTGCTGCTCGGGCGCATCCGCAAGCCCGCCGCGCCCGTCGAGCTCGGGGACGTGCTCCTCGATGCCTCTGCGCTGACTCCCGACGACATCACGGCGTTCACCGTCGTCGTGGGCGACGATCGAGTCGATGTCTCTGACGAGGCTCGGATCCGCCATGCAGGGGGCCGCTCCACGCCCGACCTGCTGCGAAGACGACTGCCGCATCAGGTCGCCCCGGACGCCGTGGTGCTTCCTGCCGATCACGACGAGGTCGTTGCCGTGCTCGCCGTCGCCGCCGATCGCGGCGTCGCGGTGATCCCTTTCGGCGGCGGGACAAGCGTGGTCGGGGCTCTCGATCCGCAACGCGGTCGTCACCATGCCGTGATCAGCCTGGATCTGCGCCGACTCACCGGTCTTCTCCGCCTGGATGCGGTCAGTGGCGAAGCCGTCCTCGCCGCAGGAACCACCGGGCCCGATGCAGAGGCGCTGCTCGGCGCGCATGGATACGAGCTCGGCCACTACCCGCAGAGCTTCCGCTACGCGACGATCGGCGGGTTCGCGGCCGCGCGGTCGTCGGGGCAGAACTCTGCGGGCCACGGGCGCTTCGACACCATGGTCACGGGCATCCGGGTGGCGACGCCGACAGGTGACGTCGATCTCGGGCGGTCGCCGGGGTCTGCCGCGGGGCCCGACCTGGTCCGCGTGTTCCTGGGTTCCGAAGGCATCTTCGGGGTGATCACCGAGGTCCGCGTCCGCATCCATCCGATTCCGCGTGAGCGCGTTCTCGAGTCCTGGACCTTCCCGGATTTCGCTTCGGGGGCCGATGCCCTCAGAGCGGTGGCGCAGCACGGCGGCGGGCCGACGGTCATCCGCCTGTCCGATGAGGCGGAGACCGCGGTCAGTCTGGCTCAGGTCGGGCGGATCGGCAAGGCGCTCTCGAAGGGTGCAGCGGTCGTCACCGTGTACGAGGGCGACGGCATCGCCGAGCGCCGGGCGCGCACGTCCGCGCTGCTGGCTACTGCTGGCGGATTCTCCTCCGGTGAAGGAGCGGCTGAGGACTGGCTCGACGGACGCTTCGACGGGCCGTATCTGCGCGACGCGCTGCTCGATGCCGGAGTCTTCTGCGAGACGCTCGAGACGGCGACCACCTGGGCGAACATCGGCATACTGAATGCCGCGATCACGGCGGCACTCCGCGACGGACTCACGGATGTCGGGGCCAAGCCCTACGTGATGTGCCACGTGTCCCACATCTATCCGACGGGAGCATCGCTGTACTTCACCGTGCTGGCAGGCATCCGGTCCGACCGGCTGGAGGTCTGGGGGCAGGTGAAGGCGCGTGTCAACGACGCGATCATCGCGAACGGCGGCACGATCAGCCACCACCATGCCGTGGGTCGCGATCACGCGCCGTGGCTGGAGCAGGAGATCGGCGAGACCGGCGTGAGGATCCTGACCGCGATCAAGCGAGAGCTCGACCCCACGGGGATCCTCAATCCCGGTGCCGTGATCTCCGCTGATCGGACGCGCTGA
- a CDS encoding 3-hydroxyacyl-CoA dehydrogenase NAD-binding domain-containing protein has product MAHSISEQYANVDFSPIQALTDDEVITHSPVRDIRLASGKVLALITLDNGRDHTRPNTLGPATLTALGDTLDGLAARAAVGEIQAVGITGKQYILAAGADLSDISKVGSRDNARLIAQLGHKVLGKFGELGVPSFAFVNGLALGGGLEIALNSSYRTVDASAAAIALPEVFLGIIPGWGGAYLLPNLIGIENALEVVISNPLKQNRMLKPQQAFDLGIVDAIFPAANYLENSLAWADAVLGGKKVERKNEPGKIERLTKWPIAIKMARGMLESKIGTVPKSPYAALELLDRAKSGTKAEGFAREDETLAELVTGDQFAASMYAFDLVQKRAKRPVGAPDKALAKKVTKVGIIGAGLMASQFALLFVRKLQVPVLITDLDQARVDKGVAYIHEEIGKLESKGRLDADSANKLRALVTGTTDKSLYADCDFVIEAVFEEVGVKQQVFGEIEKIIAEDAILATNTSSLSVEEIGAELAHPERLVGFHFFNPVAVMPLIEIVKTPVTSEGALSTAFVVAKNLGKNAVLTADAPGFVVNRLLAKVMGEAARAVYEGTPITDVEKAFAPLGLPMGPFQLIDLVGWKVAAHVQDTMAHAFPERFYANENFHALAELDAVIEKDKGGRVTGWTKQAEKLLKPAVGKTPASAETILQRVQDGLASEIKLMLDEGVVPEVEDIDLCLILGAGWPFIDGGASPYLDREGASERAFGGEFHTPQIRGIENR; this is encoded by the coding sequence ATGGCACACTCGATTTCCGAACAGTACGCGAACGTCGACTTCTCCCCCATCCAAGCTCTCACCGACGACGAGGTGATCACGCACTCTCCTGTGCGCGACATCCGTCTCGCCTCGGGCAAGGTCCTCGCCCTGATCACGCTCGACAACGGACGCGACCACACTCGTCCGAACACCCTCGGCCCGGCGACCCTCACCGCTCTCGGCGACACGCTCGACGGCCTCGCCGCTCGCGCGGCCGTCGGAGAGATCCAGGCCGTCGGCATCACCGGCAAGCAGTACATCCTGGCCGCCGGGGCCGATCTCTCGGACATCAGCAAGGTCGGCTCGCGTGACAACGCGCGCCTGATCGCGCAGCTCGGCCACAAGGTGCTGGGCAAGTTCGGCGAGCTCGGCGTTCCGTCCTTCGCGTTCGTGAACGGGCTGGCGCTCGGCGGCGGCCTCGAAATCGCGCTCAACTCCAGCTACCGCACGGTCGACGCGTCCGCCGCGGCGATCGCGCTTCCCGAGGTCTTCCTGGGCATCATCCCCGGCTGGGGCGGCGCCTACCTGCTGCCGAACCTGATCGGAATCGAGAACGCCCTCGAAGTCGTCATCTCGAACCCGCTCAAGCAGAACCGGATGCTGAAGCCGCAGCAGGCCTTCGATCTGGGCATCGTCGACGCGATCTTCCCCGCAGCGAACTACCTCGAGAACTCGCTGGCCTGGGCCGACGCCGTGCTCGGCGGCAAGAAGGTCGAGCGCAAGAACGAGCCGGGCAAGATCGAGCGACTCACCAAGTGGCCGATCGCCATCAAGATGGCGCGCGGCATGCTCGAGTCGAAGATCGGCACCGTTCCGAAGTCGCCGTACGCCGCGCTCGAGCTGCTCGACAGGGCGAAGAGCGGCACCAAGGCCGAAGGCTTCGCGCGCGAGGATGAAACACTCGCCGAACTCGTGACGGGCGACCAGTTCGCGGCATCCATGTACGCGTTCGATCTCGTGCAGAAGCGTGCGAAGCGGCCCGTCGGCGCACCCGACAAGGCCCTCGCCAAGAAGGTCACCAAGGTCGGCATCATCGGCGCGGGGCTCATGGCGAGCCAGTTCGCGCTGCTGTTCGTGCGCAAGCTGCAGGTGCCGGTGCTGATCACCGACCTCGACCAGGCGCGAGTCGACAAAGGCGTGGCCTACATCCACGAGGAGATCGGCAAGCTCGAGAGCAAGGGTCGCCTGGATGCGGACTCCGCGAACAAGCTTCGAGCGCTCGTCACCGGCACGACCGACAAGAGCCTGTACGCAGACTGCGACTTCGTCATCGAGGCCGTGTTCGAAGAGGTCGGCGTCAAGCAGCAGGTGTTCGGCGAGATCGAGAAGATCATCGCCGAAGACGCGATCCTGGCGACCAACACCTCATCGCTCTCGGTCGAGGAGATCGGCGCGGAGCTCGCTCACCCCGAGCGTCTCGTCGGCTTCCACTTCTTCAACCCGGTCGCGGTGATGCCGCTGATCGAGATCGTGAAGACGCCCGTCACCTCCGAGGGGGCGCTCTCGACCGCGTTCGTCGTCGCGAAGAATCTGGGCAAGAACGCGGTGCTCACCGCGGATGCTCCCGGGTTCGTGGTGAATCGCCTGCTGGCCAAGGTCATGGGCGAGGCAGCTCGCGCGGTGTACGAAGGCACTCCGATCACCGATGTCGAGAAGGCCTTCGCACCGCTCGGACTGCCGATGGGACCCTTCCAGCTGATCGACCTGGTCGGGTGGAAGGTCGCAGCCCACGTGCAGGACACTATGGCGCACGCGTTCCCGGAGCGCTTCTACGCGAACGAGAACTTCCACGCTCTCGCGGAGCTCGACGCCGTGATCGAGAAGGACAAGGGCGGTCGGGTCACAGGCTGGACGAAGCAGGCCGAGAAGCTGCTGAAGCCTGCCGTCGGCAAGACGCCCGCGTCGGCCGAGACGATCCTGCAGCGGGTGCAGGACGGTCTCGCGAGCGAGATCAAGCTCATGCTCGATGAGGGGGTAGTGCCCGAGGTCGAGGACATCGACCTGTGCCTCATCCTCGGCGCCGGCTGGCCCTTCATCGACGGTGGGGCCTCGCCCTACCTCGACCGCGAGGGCGCCTCGGAGCGCGCCTTCGGCGGAGAGTTCCACACCCCGCAGATCCGAGGTATCGAGAACCGCTGA
- a CDS encoding thiolase family protein: protein MAEISDVFFVDGVRTPFGRAGEKGMYWNTRADDLAVKATIGLMERNAAVPADRIDDVAIAATSQTGDQGLTLGRSVAILAGLPQTVPGLAVERMCAGAMTSVTTMGASIGVGMYDFALAGGVEHMGHHPIGGNADPNPRFVAERMVDPGALNMGVTAERIFDRFPHLTKERSDRFGMLSQHKVQAAYDAGKIQPDLVSVAIKSADGAWGLATEDEGRRPQTTMEDLAALKTPFRPHGRVTAGTSSPLTDGATMSLLAGGGAVKEFGLAPKMRMVSFAFAGVQPEIMGIGPIPSTEKALKKAGLTIADIGLFELNEAFAIQVISLLDHFGIADDDPRVNQWGGAIALGHPLAASGVRLMIQLAAQFAERPDVRYGLTAMCVGLGQGGSVIWENPHFDGKKRK from the coding sequence GTGGCCGAGATCTCGGACGTCTTCTTCGTCGATGGAGTGCGCACCCCCTTCGGGCGCGCCGGCGAAAAGGGCATGTACTGGAACACCCGCGCAGATGACCTCGCCGTGAAGGCGACCATCGGCCTGATGGAGCGGAACGCAGCCGTCCCTGCTGATCGCATCGACGACGTCGCCATCGCCGCGACGAGCCAGACGGGAGACCAGGGCCTCACCCTCGGCCGCTCGGTGGCGATCCTCGCCGGGCTTCCGCAGACGGTTCCCGGCCTCGCCGTGGAGCGCATGTGCGCGGGAGCGATGACCAGCGTCACGACGATGGGAGCATCGATCGGTGTGGGTATGTACGACTTCGCCCTCGCCGGCGGCGTCGAGCACATGGGCCACCACCCGATCGGCGGCAACGCCGACCCCAACCCCCGGTTCGTCGCGGAGCGCATGGTCGACCCCGGCGCCCTGAACATGGGTGTCACGGCCGAGCGCATCTTCGACCGCTTCCCACACCTGACGAAGGAGCGCTCCGACCGGTTCGGCATGCTGAGCCAGCACAAGGTGCAGGCGGCGTACGACGCCGGCAAGATCCAGCCCGATCTCGTCTCCGTCGCGATCAAGAGCGCCGACGGAGCGTGGGGCCTGGCCACCGAGGATGAGGGCCGACGACCGCAGACGACGATGGAAGACCTCGCGGCGCTCAAGACCCCGTTCCGACCGCACGGTCGTGTGACCGCAGGCACATCGTCGCCCCTCACCGACGGCGCGACGATGTCGCTGCTCGCTGGTGGCGGTGCGGTGAAGGAATTCGGCCTCGCCCCGAAGATGCGCATGGTGTCGTTCGCCTTCGCGGGCGTCCAGCCCGAGATCATGGGCATCGGCCCGATCCCCTCGACCGAGAAGGCACTGAAGAAGGCCGGGCTCACGATCGCCGACATCGGCCTGTTCGAGCTCAACGAGGCCTTCGCGATCCAGGTCATCTCGCTGCTCGACCACTTCGGTATCGCTGATGACGACCCCCGGGTCAACCAGTGGGGCGGCGCCATCGCACTCGGACACCCGCTCGCGGCATCCGGTGTGCGTCTGATGATCCAGCTCGCGGCGCAGTTCGCCGAGCGTCCCGACGTGCGCTACGGCCTGACCGCGATGTGCGTCGGTCTCGGCCAGGGCGGCTCCGTCATCTGGGAGAACCCGCACTTCGACGGCAAGAAGAGGAAGTAA
- a CDS encoding ribonuclease D, which yields MTEYSVISDVSEFRAACAALAAGTGPVAVDVERASGFRYSQRAYLVQVFRRDAGVFLFDPPPLGDFSPLQEAIGDVQWIFHAASQDLPSLRELDLLPRSIFDTELASRLLGHERVGLAAVVENTLGITLKKEHSAADWSTRPLPAAWLEYAALDVLHLIDVYEALQAELEEQGKTEYAAEEFAATLTRLPKPPREDPWRRLSGLHQVRGARNLAVARSLWQAREAFAQDQDVSPGRLVPDRSLIAAVLANPQSKQALAGVKDFQGRASRTQLDRWWQAFVDGRATEELPRERVPSDALPPPRAWSDRNPEADARLKAARPVIEATAEELGMPTENLLTPDYLRRVAWDVPGTTPEAIGDALAALGARPWQIAQTAQKIADAFVEAAQTPDETPPPAS from the coding sequence GTGACTGAATACTCCGTGATCTCCGACGTCTCGGAGTTCCGTGCGGCATGCGCCGCGCTGGCCGCAGGCACAGGCCCTGTCGCCGTCGACGTCGAGCGGGCATCCGGATTCCGATACTCGCAGCGCGCGTACCTCGTGCAGGTGTTCCGCAGGGATGCGGGGGTCTTCCTCTTCGACCCGCCGCCGCTCGGCGACTTCAGCCCGCTTCAGGAGGCGATCGGCGACGTGCAGTGGATCTTCCACGCCGCGAGTCAAGATCTCCCGTCGCTGCGCGAACTCGATCTGCTTCCTCGCTCGATCTTCGACACCGAGCTCGCCTCGCGTCTGCTCGGACACGAACGCGTCGGTCTCGCCGCCGTGGTCGAGAACACCCTGGGCATCACTCTCAAGAAGGAGCACTCGGCCGCGGACTGGTCGACGAGGCCGCTCCCCGCAGCCTGGCTCGAATACGCGGCACTCGATGTGCTGCATCTGATCGACGTGTACGAGGCGCTCCAGGCCGAGCTCGAGGAGCAGGGCAAGACCGAGTACGCGGCAGAGGAGTTCGCCGCGACGCTCACGCGCCTCCCCAAGCCGCCGCGCGAAGACCCCTGGCGCCGACTGAGCGGGCTCCACCAGGTTCGCGGCGCCCGCAACCTCGCCGTCGCCCGATCGCTCTGGCAGGCACGGGAGGCCTTCGCGCAGGATCAGGATGTCTCCCCCGGTCGCCTGGTCCCCGATCGCTCGTTGATCGCCGCGGTCCTCGCGAACCCGCAGAGCAAGCAGGCGCTCGCGGGAGTCAAGGACTTCCAGGGTCGAGCCAGCCGCACGCAGCTCGACCGGTGGTGGCAGGCGTTCGTCGATGGGCGCGCGACCGAGGAGCTTCCACGCGAACGCGTCCCCAGCGATGCGCTGCCACCCCCTCGTGCGTGGTCGGACCGCAACCCCGAGGCCGATGCGCGGCTTAAGGCCGCACGCCCCGTGATCGAGGCGACGGCAGAGGAACTGGGGATGCCGACCGAGAACCTGCTGACCCCCGACTACCTCCGTCGCGTGGCCTGGGATGTGCCGGGCACGACCCCCGAGGCCATCGGAGATGCCCTCGCGGCGCTCGGCGCACGCCCGTGGCAGATTGCACAGACCGCACAGAAGATCGCCGACGCCTTTGTAGAAGCAGCGCAAACGCCCGACGAGACGCCGCCGCCCGCTTCGTAG